In the genome of Bremerella sp. P1, the window TCTTTCATGGTCGACGGTAGCTGAATCGTCGTCGTGTTAAGCTGTGATGTCTGCTGCTGAGGCATCTGCGTCTGCTGAACTTGAGTCGGTGCCGGAGCAACGTTTCGCTGGAAGTTGACTTGCGCTACTTCCGGCATGACTTGATCGCTCGGGCTTGGTTGGTATTGAGGTTGGGGAGCTTGGTTCTCCTCCTTTTTGGCAACGCCCATCAGCAAGTGTTTGCTTTGCTCGCTCATGATGACTTGGCCCATCTCTGTGCGGAAGAACGGAGCAAGGGTGATTTCCTTCTGCTCGCCCCCGGCCCGGTCCCATGGGATCCAGAAGCTGTACGAATGACCCAGCTTCGACATGCTGTAGTGGGATTGCATCTTCTCAGCATCGAAAACAAACTTGCGGTCCGGTCGTTCGGTATCGATATCGCCGTGGCGTGCGTCGTCATAGCCATAAATGGTCAGGCTACCCTGAACTCGCACAGGCTTCTGTGTTTCGTCATAGAAATGTATACGACCACCAAAGCCGCGTGTGGGGGGGTCGTTCGGGTTATAGCGAACGGCGTCTTTCCACGTGACGACCATCTTCAGGGGGACTTTGTATTCTGGTTCTTCATCTTCCCAGGGCATCGATGGCATCTTGCCCAACGAAGAGCAGCCACTCGCTGCGAGAACCGTCAGGCAAACCAAACTCAGCGCGAATGCAGTACGTTGCATGGTTGACATTCCTTGTTGTTCTGTGCGAGCGATTAGCGAACCGGCTGTTGCGGCATCGGTTGTTGAGAGTACTGCGAGTACTGCGTGACCGGCCCTTGCGGCGGCTGTTGAGGCTGTTGGGCTGGCGGTTGTTGAGGGTAGCCTTGCCCTGGCTGCATTTGCGGTGGCATTGCCTGGTAACTCTGCTGGAAGTTCACGGGACGAACTTCAACTGGCTGCAGTACCGACGGCATTGGCTCACCACTTGGTGGCGGCGTGAAGCCCGGTGGGCCCATCTGCGGCAACTGCTGACTAGGTGGTGGCAGTGGGCCTCGTGGTGGGGCTGCGATCGGAGCGTTATATCCATGCGGTATCACTTCCGGGACACCGGCCGGGTTTTCATCGGGATGAATGGCGATGATGCCATCGTCCATTGGCATCGAAGGATCGATTCCGTAGAGTGCTTCCGGGCCGTATACCTTCGCGACATCTGCCAGGCACCAGCTCATGCGGCACATTTCCTGTTCTTTCAGGTAAGCTGCATCCGCATCGGAACGCACGACGATTGGCGTAATGATAATCAGCAATTCGCTACGCTGGGCGTTGTAGCTGTCGTAGCGGAAGAATCGACCAAGCAGCGGGACATCGCCTAGAATTGGAACCTGGCGATTAATTACCTCGTTTGAGTTCGAGATCAAACCGCCGAAGACGATCGTTTGACCCGAACGTGCACTGACTACGGCCGTCGCGGTTTGCGTATCGATGCGTGGCGAACGAATCACATCACCGTTCTGATTGATCGAGATGGGAATACCATTGGCTTCCGACCCAACGGCAGAGCGTTCAGCCTGAAGGGCCATCACGACAACTCCATCAGGACTGATACGTGGGGTTACGCTGAGGATGATCCCGGTGTTGATCAATTCTGTCGTGTTAATCGTTCCATTGACGGTCTGTTGCGTCGACGTAATGTACGGTACGCGTTCACCCACCTGGATAAAGCCAGGCTGGTTGTCCATGGTCATGATTTGTGGTCGAGCGAGCACTTCGAGTCGGCTCTCTCGTTCCAAAGCCCGAACGAGAATATTGACCGATTCGCTGGCCGCCGAAAAGACAAAGCCGCCATATCCCAGGTCATTATTCACGCGCCCCAGGGCGAAATTCGTCAGGCCCTGAGTACCAACCGCAGCGGCTGTGGCGAGGCTGGCGGCGCTGGAGCTATTACCGAGCGCCTGGTTGTTCCAGTTATACCCAGGGTCGAGCGTTCCCGAGGACACCACGCTTCGGTCGAAGAGAACCGAATCTTGTAGACCCAACTCGAATCCAAGTTCTTCCAGGTCGTTCAAGCGAACGTCCGCGATCAGGACTTGTAGCATGACCATCGGAGGTCGCTCGTCCAGTTCTCGTACGATTTCCAGAACCTGGTCGAAGTAACGCGGCGTCGCACTGATGATCAGGCTGTTGCTGAACAGTTCAGGCACCACAATCACTTCGCGAACCAACTGCTGGAAGGGACTGACGACTGAAGGATCGAGCGTTTGAAGTTGACTTTCTTCGGCAAGCAAGGCCGTCAACGATTCCGCGACCAAGTCGGCACGGGCGTTTCGCAGTTTTACAACCGTGCTTTTACGCTCGGTGACCTCGTCTTGGTCTAAACGAAGCAAAATAGCTTCCACAACGGTCAGGTCGCTGGCGGAGCCCGAAGCGATGATGCTGTTGGTTCGGGTGTCGACCGTGAAGTTCAAGGGAATCAGGCTCGATTCGCCGGAGCTGGTAGCCTGAGGTGTGAAGAAGGCGTTGGTTTGACGTGCCTGGCTGTTGGCTGACTGAACGGTCTGAAACAGTTCGTTCAACATGTTTGACAGCTGCGTCGCATCGCCGTTAACGATGGTGAAGACTTTGATTTGCGACTCGGCCGAAGGCTGGGAATCGAGATGCTTGATCAGGGCCAGCACCAATTCCATGCTGTGTTCGGGAGCCTTGACAATGAGGGCGTTGGAGCGAGTATCGGCGGTCACCGTAACCTCGTTCAGGATACCGGATCGCAGAATCTGCTTGCCTTCGGTATCCAAGGTCATGAACGAAAGCATGGCAGCACGAACCTGCGCCGTCGACTGGGCTTGCTGCTGATTTCCTCCGGTTGCCGGAGTACCAGTAATCGCTTCCTGCAGAATAGGAGCAAGGTCTTCCGCGACCGAGTTGCGGAGCTGAACGATCTCCAGCTTCAACGTCGATTCGCTGGTCGGCACGTCGATTTGCTTGAGCAGGTATTCGATTTCCACCATGTCGCGTGGGCTGGCTGCGACAATCAGCGAGTTGCTGCGAACATCGGAAGTAACACGAATGCGAGTACCAAGTGCGGTTGGCTCCGTGTAGAACTCGGAAAGCTTGGTTTGTGCTTCCGCGGCGGCCAGATTTTGCAGCGGGAACACCTTCAGGGTACTGGCAGGGCCGACCGGCTGATCAAGCTTGTCGATCAGTTCCAAGATACCTTCCACGCTTTGGGCACGACCGATAACCAGAATAGCATTCGGCTTGTTCAGGGCGGTAATGCTGACCTGCCCGTATCGAGCGTTCAGGAGGTTTTCGTACAGTTCGTTGACCATCGTTGCGACCGCTTCGCTATTGGCGTGCAGCAGCTCACGTACCTCGATGACCGGTTGCGTCTCGACGCTGAGGCGTTCGATGTCGTTGATGATATTGGTGATGCGCTCGACGTCGCGGCGATGGCCACGCACGACAATCACGTCCAGCCCTTCCAGGAATTCGATCTGAACCGGGCCGATTAGTCCGCCATCTTCTTCCGGGCTGATGGTGAACTGAGGGTTGTTTGGGTTTGGTTGATCGGGAATCTCGATCGGTTGTCCGTCTTGCGGTTGACCGATGATTTGGGCAGCATTGTCGTCTTCGTTGGCATTGTCTTCAGCAGGTTGTTCTGGTTCCGGCTGGAAGATCATCGCTGCCAGGTCACCACTCCAGCGGAGCTTCTTCTTGCCAGCAACGTCTTTGAGAGCCTCGAAAACGTGTTTCTTGGCCAGGCTATTCTCGGCATCTCGTAGCGGATCGAGTGCCTTTTCGACGTTGTCACGCGATGCGTTGACGAGCGAAACGAGCGTCGTACGGTAAGCGTCACTGTGGGAAGGCGTGTCTAGAGCACGAATAACTTCGCCCCAGCTGCGAGCCGAGTCCGCCTGACCGCGGAGGATGGCTGCTCCTTCGTTGCGATAAACCTGCAGGCTGACCTTCTTATCGGTGTTGGTAGGCAAGGTCATCATCACCATGGCACCTTCGGCAGAGATGGTGACGGGAATACGCTTGCCAATGAGCTTCGCGATGCTCGACTCCAGGTTCTCGCCTTGGAGGTTGTTTAGTTTGATCTCAAGCTCAACCAAACCATCGCCCAGATCCTTACTGCGTTGAAACAGTGGTTCCGCGGGGGTGACGGTTGGCTTAGGTTCAGTAGTACGCACCCTAAGCTCGGAAGCATTCAGCTCGACCGGTCCGGGTTTGCCAGTCTGATAGCCTGACTGCCTCACGAAATCCGCAATCTGCGATTGAACGGCTTCTGGTGCGTTGATGACGAGCTTGCCCGAGGACTTATCTCCGTGGATGATCACGTCTGGTTTGCCAGAAAAGAGTTGCTGGAGAACGTTTGTAAGGCCGTCCAGCTTTTCCGGGTTGATTTGATAGGTTTCCACATTGCCGGCAGGCTTCAATTCCTGCGCAGTGGCAGGGTAAGACAGCACACCGCTAACAGCGATGGCGAGCATGCCAATCAGTAAACGTGTCATTTTGAATCGATCGAAGGGGCTGACCATCCGTTGTCCTCACTTGCATTTGCGCAGCTAAATAGCTGGATTACCGCGCACCTCGCACTACATGGAATATTCGGTAGTACAGGAATTACCCCTACACCGATTTCAACCGTTACAAGCGATAAATATTCGCGCGGTGTTAGACTTTGACGGCTGGTGAACCCTCGGTAAAAGAAAAATGCCGCCAGCTAGCTGACGGCATTGAGTGTTTGTCTTGATTTCTTAGGGCGTGCTTGAGAATCGGTTAAAGTTCGCCGGCGGGCCCCATCGTGGTAGCTTCGGCCAGGGGTTGTCCAATCGTGAGGACACGCAGGTCCCCTTCGATTTCCAGAACGACCTCTCGATCTTTCACGTCGACCACTTTCCCCTTCAGGGTGCCGACCGAGAACGTATCGCCTGGCCCTAAACGCAACTGCTGATTCTTGGGGCGGTTGTTGAGCCATGCCTTGGGCTGACCGCCAACCGCAACGGTGCCGGTCAAGAAGGTGAACTTCGCTTCGTCAAACTCGGGACGCTTGGGCGTCGGATCGGGCATCGGTACTGGTTTCGGCTCTACGACCTTGACCAAAAGCTCTTGGGTGGAACTCTTGGGAGGCAGGCGATTGTCGCGGGCTTCGACCGTAATCTTGTATTCCCCCAAGGCATTGGGAGTCCATTGCAGCGAACCGCTCTCGGAGAGTTCGACGCCGGCTGGTGGGTCTTTGCCGAGGTAGAACGTCACGCGGTCTTTGCGATCGGGATCGCTGGCACTCAAGCGAAACCGTAGGGGACGTTCCAGTTCGGCTTCAACCTCGGTCTTCGACGTAAACAAAGGAGGCTTGTTGGCTGGGGCGAACAGATTTCGCTGAAGGATGACGTCGGTGTAGTCCTTCAAGTTGCCGTGGGCCAGTTGTGGAAGACGAATGTCATCGGGCTGAGGAACCTCGTCAGTTCCGTCCACACTGAGGACTGAAACGTTCATCGAGATGTCGAGAAGTTCGGAATCCTTTACCGGAATCAATGTCAGCTTGGAGAACTTGTGCAAGATATTGAACGAGTAGAATTCATAGGTGAACTGCACGAACTGCTCCATCGTAGCCTGGCCATTGATGGTAAACATGTGCTGGTAGTGATTTCCACCGCGGCGACCATTGAGCGGCTTGATGACCACATCGTCAAAGCCTGTCGATTCCAGCGTTTCTCGAAGTCGTTCCTGGTAGAAGGATTGGCTGGCACGAATGCTTTCCGGCAGCGCGTGCTTGCGGTAAGTAATCAGACGGTCCATGGCCATCTCGGCCTTTGCCTCGACGAACTTTTCGTCGCTCAAACGTTTCTCGAGGGTCTCGATCTGTCGATCGCGACTACCGAGCGCCGAGGAATATTGGTTCATAAAGTAGTAGCCACCGACAATCAGCAAGCAGACGCCCACCAGGATGGCCAAGACACGTTCGCGCTGGGTCATGACTGGTCTCCTGTGGTGTTCACGGTATCGGTAGTTGGTTCGGCCGGTTCGGCTTCTTCCTCAGGAGCGTCCGTCGAAACTTCGGCCGATTCGTTTGCATCTTCCTCCACCGATTCCGTGTCGTTCGCTTCGTCGCGAGGGGCAAAGCGGTCGGTGCCGTCCGGAGTGATCGTGACGTATTCCTGGAAGCTGATCGTGTAATTGTCGCCGTAGACGCGTTCTTGAGAGCCTTTTCCTAGAACGGCGTGATGATCGTCCATCAAGCTCGTTTCGATCTTGCGAATCACAGCCTGGTCGGCAACGTATCCTTCCAATGCAGTGGTTCCGCCTTCATTATTGGCCGGCTGCATGTGGATACGTGTCGTGATCATTTCGTCGGCGGAAGGGAGATTCTTCGACATGCGGTATAGTTCGTTCAGCCACTGCACATCAGCAGAAACCCAGTTGTCGATCTCGATGACCTCTTCTTCCAAGACCACCAGCGGCTTATTCGACTTCTGCAGCTTGGCGATATCTTCCTTGAGTTCGGCAATCCTGGCGTCCCGCGAGGAAATTCCGCTGTACATCAGGTAGGTCACCATCAGCACGACGGAAGCCGCGGCAAGGCCTGCCAGGACAAAGATCCGCTTACGATCAGGCGGATCCGGTTTTCGCCGGGGATTAAGAAAGTCGATCGTGGCATGATTTGTCGATCCATCGGCCAGCAATGTCCCGATCAGTGCGCCAAAATGGCTGGCGACATCTGGCGAAACTTCGACGCTGCTCGAGACATGTTCGGCCGAGAGTGGGTCGAGGAAATCGACCGTCGCTTTCAGCTCGGTGCCGAGCGTACGCCATGCTTCGGGCGAAGTAGTATGGCCGAGTATCACGATCTGGCTGATCGACTCGGAAATGCTCTTCGACTGAGCGGCGAGCATCGTTCGGCGAATTTCGCCCTGCAGTGCTTGGAGGTAATGCTGCGTGTCGGGTTCGCCTGGTAGCCGGGTCGAACGTGTCAGGATGACTTCACCCTGGCTGACCACCGTGAGCTCGACGCGGTCTTCGAGCGTTTCCACGAGTAGGAACGTTTGCCCGACCAGCCGAGACTGACTTGCTACGAGGTGGGCTGCACCGAACGAGCGAACGTAGAAACTTTGTGGTTGGATCTGAGCCTGATCACAGATCTTCAGGCAGCTTTTCAGGTTCTTGGCGGAGATTGCCGCCGCTTGTACGCGTGACTTTCCATCCTCGGTGGGCGGCATCTTCACGAAGTCGACGACGCCATCGTCACCCAGGCTGGTGCACTCGCGAATTGCCTGATAACGAACGATGTCGGGGAGTTCATCTTCGGGAACCGGCGGAACGGTCACGACCTGAAGTTCGATGGACGACCGGTTGACTGCCACGATCGCTGGTAGCTTGCTCAGCCCATGGGCCGCGAC includes:
- a CDS encoding secretin N-terminal domain-containing protein, with protein sequence MTRLLIGMLAIAVSGVLSYPATAQELKPAGNVETYQINPEKLDGLTNVLQQLFSGKPDVIIHGDKSSGKLVINAPEAVQSQIADFVRQSGYQTGKPGPVELNASELRVRTTEPKPTVTPAEPLFQRSKDLGDGLVELEIKLNNLQGENLESSIAKLIGKRIPVTISAEGAMVMMTLPTNTDKKVSLQVYRNEGAAILRGQADSARSWGEVIRALDTPSHSDAYRTTLVSLVNASRDNVEKALDPLRDAENSLAKKHVFEALKDVAGKKKLRWSGDLAAMIFQPEPEQPAEDNANEDDNAAQIIGQPQDGQPIEIPDQPNPNNPQFTISPEEDGGLIGPVQIEFLEGLDVIVVRGHRRDVERITNIINDIERLSVETQPVIEVRELLHANSEAVATMVNELYENLLNARYGQVSITALNKPNAILVIGRAQSVEGILELIDKLDQPVGPASTLKVFPLQNLAAAEAQTKLSEFYTEPTALGTRIRVTSDVRSNSLIVAASPRDMVEIEYLLKQIDVPTSESTLKLEIVQLRNSVAEDLAPILQEAITGTPATGGNQQQAQSTAQVRAAMLSFMTLDTEGKQILRSGILNEVTVTADTRSNALIVKAPEHSMELVLALIKHLDSQPSAESQIKVFTIVNGDATQLSNMLNELFQTVQSANSQARQTNAFFTPQATSSGESSLIPLNFTVDTRTNSIIASGSASDLTVVEAILLRLDQDEVTERKSTVVKLRNARADLVAESLTALLAEESQLQTLDPSVVSPFQQLVREVIVVPELFSNSLIISATPRYFDQVLEIVRELDERPPMVMLQVLIADVRLNDLEELGFELGLQDSVLFDRSVVSSGTLDPGYNWNNQALGNSSSAASLATAAAVGTQGLTNFALGRVNNDLGYGGFVFSAASESVNILVRALERESRLEVLARPQIMTMDNQPGFIQVGERVPYITSTQQTVNGTINTTELINTGIILSVTPRISPDGVVVMALQAERSAVGSEANGIPISINQNGDVIRSPRIDTQTATAVVSARSGQTIVFGGLISNSNEVINRQVPILGDVPLLGRFFRYDSYNAQRSELLIIITPIVVRSDADAAYLKEQEMCRMSWCLADVAKVYGPEALYGIDPSMPMDDGIIAIHPDENPAGVPEVIPHGYNAPIAAPPRGPLPPPSQQLPQMGPPGFTPPPSGEPMPSVLQPVEVRPVNFQQSYQAMPPQMQPGQGYPQQPPAQQPQQPPQGPVTQYSQYSQQPMPQQPVR
- a CDS encoding cadherin repeat domain-containing protein encodes the protein MTQRERVLAILVGVCLLIVGGYYFMNQYSSALGSRDRQIETLEKRLSDEKFVEAKAEMAMDRLITYRKHALPESIRASQSFYQERLRETLESTGFDDVVIKPLNGRRGGNHYQHMFTINGQATMEQFVQFTYEFYSFNILHKFSKLTLIPVKDSELLDISMNVSVLSVDGTDEVPQPDDIRLPQLAHGNLKDYTDVILQRNLFAPANKPPLFTSKTEVEAELERPLRFRLSASDPDRKDRVTFYLGKDPPAGVELSESGSLQWTPNALGEYKITVEARDNRLPPKSSTQELLVKVVEPKPVPMPDPTPKRPEFDEAKFTFLTGTVAVGGQPKAWLNNRPKNQQLRLGPGDTFSVGTLKGKVVDVKDREVVLEIEGDLRVLTIGQPLAEATTMGPAGEL